A single window of Paenibacillus sp. SYP-B4298 DNA harbors:
- a CDS encoding FxsA family protein: MSRRNYWPLLLLIAAPALELWGIMKVSSWIGGGAALLLMLLTAAVGVYWARKEGLRVLLEAQRQMQSGQIPGQMMIDGLCVLLGGVLLIIPGFFSDLIGISLIFPWTRPYYRKLILGWIEARMRNGSITIRR; the protein is encoded by the coding sequence ATGAGTAGACGTAATTACTGGCCGCTGCTGCTGTTGATCGCTGCGCCTGCGCTGGAGCTATGGGGGATTATGAAGGTCAGTTCCTGGATTGGAGGCGGGGCTGCATTGCTGCTCATGCTGTTGACCGCAGCTGTGGGTGTCTACTGGGCGCGCAAGGAGGGGCTTCGCGTACTGCTGGAGGCGCAACGGCAGATGCAGAGCGGGCAAATTCCCGGGCAAATGATGATTGACGGTCTATGTGTGCTGCTGGGCGGCGTGCTCCTGATTATCCCTGGATTTTTTAGCGATCTTATTGGCATTTCACTTATCTTTCCTTGGACGCGCCCATATTATCGCAAGCTGATCCTGGGCTGGATCGAGGCGCGTATGAGGAACGGCAGCATTACCATTCGCAGATAG
- a CDS encoding acyl-CoA thioesterase, which translates to MMEKQASRWHLHPQRVRYQETDQMQVVFHGNYVNWFEIGRTEWVRSAGIPYAAIEQQGLLLPVTELQCRFLRPARYDNQIVICTRVTEFSTVRLTFESQIRLVGETREGEPRSTGFTEASTDELPGELLVEGGTRHVWVGADFRPARLDKAAPELYALIQQVVLGE; encoded by the coding sequence ATGATGGAGAAGCAGGCATCGCGCTGGCATCTGCATCCGCAGCGGGTGCGTTATCAGGAGACAGACCAGATGCAGGTTGTATTTCACGGCAACTATGTCAATTGGTTCGAGATCGGGCGAACCGAATGGGTGCGCAGCGCAGGGATTCCTTACGCTGCCATTGAGCAGCAGGGGCTATTGCTGCCCGTGACGGAGCTGCAATGTCGATTTCTGAGGCCGGCACGCTATGATAACCAGATTGTCATTTGCACCCGAGTCACTGAATTCTCGACCGTTAGACTAACCTTTGAATCACAGATTCGACTTGTTGGAGAGACTAGGGAGGGGGAGCCGCGCTCGACTGGCTTCACGGAGGCGAGCACCGATGAGCTGCCTGGCGAGCTTCTGGTTGAAGGGGGCACACGTCATGTATGGGTAGGCGCCGACTTCCGCCCTGCGCGGCTGGATAAGGCGGCTCCAGAGCTGTACGCGTTGATTCAGCAAGTTGTCTTGGGGGAATGA
- the pyk gene encoding pyruvate kinase produces the protein MRKTKIVCTIGPSSESLENTKKLIHAGMNVARLNFSHGDFEEHGNRIKNIKQANAELGTNVAILLDTKGPEIRLGKLKEEPIELNQDDAITLTTEEILGDRTRIPVTYNNLPNDVSVGSTILIDDGLIGLTVESVEGTEIHCRIVNGGQIKSKKGVNVPGVNISLPGITEKDANDIIFGIEQGIDFVAASFVRKASDVLEIRELLEKHNAGHIQIISKIENQQGVDNLDEILEVSDGLMVARGDLGVEIPAEEVPLVQKQMIEKCNRVGKPVITATQMLDSMQRNPRPTRAEASDVANAIFDGTDAIMLSGETAAGKYPVESVQTMARIALRTEAALEYREMFTKQANAQQTSVTEAISQSVAKSALDLDVKAILTSTESGYTARMISKYRPKAPIIAVTPDPKVIHRLALTWGVKSVQGKPAETTDEMFEIAVRGGIQSGEIQLGDTVIITAGVPVGRSGTTNLIKIHHVGDLLAKGQGIGSQSATGKVVVARSAEEAIAKVEEGSILVTTSTDKEYMPAIEKAAALITEHGGITSHAAVVGLNLGLPVILGVENALELLEDGMEVTVYGEAGVIYSGQAKVM, from the coding sequence ATGCGCAAAACGAAAATTGTTTGTACGATCGGACCTTCTAGCGAATCGCTGGAAAATACGAAGAAATTGATTCACGCCGGCATGAACGTAGCTCGCCTGAACTTCTCTCATGGAGATTTTGAAGAGCACGGCAACCGGATCAAGAACATTAAGCAGGCGAATGCCGAGCTGGGCACTAACGTTGCTATTCTGCTCGATACGAAAGGACCGGAAATTCGGCTGGGCAAGCTGAAGGAAGAGCCGATCGAGCTGAACCAGGACGATGCGATTACGTTGACCACCGAGGAGATTCTTGGCGACCGTACACGCATTCCGGTTACGTACAACAACCTGCCGAACGATGTGAGCGTTGGATCGACCATTCTGATTGATGACGGTCTGATCGGGCTGACGGTAGAGAGCGTTGAGGGTACCGAGATTCATTGCCGCATCGTGAACGGCGGACAGATCAAGAGCAAGAAGGGCGTGAACGTGCCGGGCGTTAATATTTCACTGCCAGGCATTACCGAGAAGGACGCGAACGACATTATTTTCGGTATCGAGCAGGGAATCGACTTTGTCGCTGCTTCCTTTGTGCGCAAAGCGAGCGACGTGCTTGAGATTCGCGAGCTGCTGGAGAAGCACAATGCCGGGCATATCCAGATCATCTCCAAAATTGAAAACCAGCAGGGCGTTGACAATCTGGATGAAATTCTGGAAGTGTCTGACGGCCTGATGGTGGCGCGTGGCGACCTTGGCGTCGAGATTCCGGCTGAAGAAGTACCGCTTGTGCAAAAGCAGATGATCGAGAAGTGTAACCGCGTGGGAAAACCGGTTATTACGGCAACCCAGATGCTCGATTCGATGCAGCGTAACCCGCGTCCGACACGCGCAGAAGCAAGCGACGTGGCGAATGCGATCTTTGATGGCACCGACGCCATCATGCTCTCCGGCGAGACGGCTGCGGGCAAGTACCCAGTGGAGTCTGTACAGACGATGGCAAGAATTGCATTGCGTACCGAAGCGGCGCTGGAATATCGCGAGATGTTCACCAAGCAAGCGAACGCGCAGCAAACCTCGGTAACAGAGGCGATCAGCCAATCAGTTGCGAAGTCGGCTCTGGATCTGGATGTGAAGGCGATCCTGACGTCTACCGAGAGCGGATATACGGCACGCATGATCTCCAAATATCGTCCTAAGGCTCCGATCATCGCGGTTACGCCTGATCCGAAGGTCATTCACCGTCTGGCGCTGACCTGGGGCGTGAAGTCGGTACAGGGCAAGCCCGCTGAAACAACAGATGAGATGTTCGAAATCGCAGTTCGTGGCGGTATTCAGTCCGGCGAGATTCAACTGGGCGATACCGTGATTATTACTGCGGGCGTGCCAGTAGGCCGCTCCGGGACGACGAATCTTATCAAAATCCACCATGTCGGCGATCTGCTGGCCAAGGGTCAAGGAATCGGCAGCCAGAGCGCTACGGGCAAAGTCGTCGTGGCTCGTTCGGCTGAGGAAGCGATCGCGAAGGTTGAGGAAGGCTCGATCCTGGTAACCACCTCGACGGATAAAGAATATATGCCAGCCATCGAGAAGGCGGCTGCATTGATTACTGAGCATGGCGGCATCACTAGCCACGCAGCAGTGGTTGGACTGAATCTGGGTCTGCCGGTTATCCTGGGTGTAGAGAATGCGCTGGAGTTGCTTGAGGACGGCATGGAAGTAACCGTATATGGCGAAGCGGGCGTTATCTATTCCGGCCAAGCCAAAGTTATGTAA
- a CDS encoding acetyl-CoA carboxylase carboxyltransferase subunit alpha → MAGELAFEKPLVELRLKIDELKRFGQEKGIDFSDEIARLELRYEQLKQELYSELSPAQKMHLARHHQRPTSLDFIHAIFTDFIELHGDRLFADDLAIVGGLAKLGDLPVTVIGHQRGKDTKDNIARFFGSPHPEGFRKALRLMQQANKFKRPIITFIDTKGAYPGNTAEERGQSEAIARNLREMAIFGVPIICVVIGEGGSGGALALGVGNRVLMLENAIYSVISPNGAASILWKDASKADQAAETMKITAKDLLAFEVIEEIVPEPQGGAHRDLPQLAEVLKESIKRHLSELSALSEQELIEDRYQKFRKIGAFTEATAAAEEAGKPEGEPEGEPEGQLEQSVEPSAQAQV, encoded by the coding sequence ATGGCGGGTGAACTAGCGTTTGAGAAGCCGCTTGTAGAGCTGCGGCTGAAGATCGATGAGCTGAAGCGGTTCGGCCAGGAGAAGGGGATTGACTTCTCAGACGAGATTGCCAGGCTGGAGCTGCGCTACGAGCAACTGAAGCAAGAGCTGTACAGCGAGCTTTCGCCTGCGCAGAAGATGCATCTGGCTCGCCATCACCAGCGCCCGACCTCGCTCGATTTCATTCATGCTATTTTTACCGACTTTATCGAGCTTCACGGGGATCGTCTGTTCGCGGATGATCTGGCCATTGTTGGCGGATTGGCCAAGCTCGGCGATCTGCCGGTTACGGTGATCGGACATCAGCGAGGGAAGGATACGAAGGATAATATCGCCCGCTTCTTCGGAAGCCCCCACCCGGAGGGCTTCCGCAAGGCGCTGCGTCTGATGCAGCAGGCGAACAAGTTCAAGCGTCCCATCATTACGTTCATCGACACGAAGGGCGCCTATCCAGGCAATACGGCGGAGGAGCGCGGTCAATCGGAGGCGATTGCACGCAACCTGCGCGAGATGGCAATCTTCGGCGTGCCCATCATCTGTGTCGTCATTGGTGAAGGCGGCAGCGGAGGAGCGCTTGCGCTAGGTGTTGGCAACCGTGTGCTGATGCTGGAGAATGCGATCTATTCGGTTATATCTCCGAATGGCGCGGCCTCGATCTTATGGAAAGACGCCTCCAAGGCCGACCAGGCAGCGGAGACGATGAAGATTACCGCGAAGGATCTGCTTGCTTTCGAGGTGATCGAGGAGATTGTGCCTGAGCCGCAGGGTGGAGCCCATCGCGACCTGCCGCAGCTTGCAGAGGTGCTGAAGGAGTCGATCAAGCGGCATTTGTCCGAGCTGTCAGCATTATCGGAGCAGGAGCTGATAGAGGATCGGTATCAGAAGTTCCGCAAGATCGGCGCGTTCACTGAAGCGACGGCTGCTGCTGAGGAAGCTGGGAAGCCAGAAGGGGAGCCTGAAGGCGAGCCGGAGGGACAGCTTGAGCAGAGTGTGGAGCCTTCTGCGCAAGCTCAAGTGTAA
- the accD gene encoding acetyl-CoA carboxylase, carboxyltransferase subunit beta codes for MFKDLFQKKKYATIPSAADRPKRDIPEGLMNKCPKCGTIQYSKELEKNLKVCSSCSHHFRLSAWERINMLADEGSFKELDAALISEDPLEFPGYAAKLERERSNSGLNEAVVTGECTIGSYPVVLAVMSFDFFSGSMGSVVGEKITRAIEKALETSVPLIMFSTSGGARMQESILSLMQMAKTSAALAKFQSNGGLYISVLTDPTFGGVTASFAMLGDYILAEPGALVGFAGRIVIEQTIRQKLPDNFQTAEFNQQHGQIDKVVHRKDMLPLLTKLLDMHTVRRDVSYGG; via the coding sequence ATGTTTAAGGACTTATTTCAGAAGAAGAAATATGCGACCATTCCTTCGGCAGCGGATCGCCCCAAACGGGACATCCCTGAGGGATTAATGAACAAGTGCCCCAAATGTGGGACCATTCAATACAGCAAGGAACTGGAGAAAAATTTGAAGGTCTGCTCTTCCTGCAGCCATCATTTTCGCCTGAGCGCTTGGGAACGTATCAATATGCTGGCAGATGAGGGCTCCTTCAAGGAGCTGGATGCCGCATTGATCTCCGAGGACCCTCTGGAGTTTCCCGGCTATGCGGCCAAGCTGGAGCGGGAGCGGAGCAATTCGGGTCTGAACGAGGCGGTGGTGACAGGGGAATGTACGATTGGCTCGTATCCGGTTGTACTCGCTGTCATGAGCTTTGATTTCTTCTCCGGCAGCATGGGATCGGTTGTCGGGGAGAAAATTACGCGTGCGATCGAGAAGGCGCTGGAGACGAGTGTCCCGCTCATTATGTTCTCGACATCAGGCGGAGCTCGCATGCAAGAGAGCATCCTCAGCCTGATGCAGATGGCGAAGACGAGCGCTGCGCTGGCCAAATTCCAGAGTAACGGAGGATTGTATATCTCTGTGCTGACCGATCCGACCTTTGGCGGGGTAACCGCCAGCTTTGCCATGTTGGGCGACTATATATTGGCCGAGCCTGGAGCGTTAGTTGGCTTTGCAGGGCGGATCGTTATCGAGCAGACGATTCGGCAGAAGCTGCCAGACAACTTCCAGACGGCGGAATTCAATCAGCAGCACGGCCAGATCGACAAGGTGGTGCACCGCAAGGACATGCTGCCGTTGCTGACCAAGCTGCTGGATATGCATACTGTGAGGAGGGATGTCTCATATGGCGGGTGA
- a CDS encoding glutamate decarboxylase has product MWTVIYIAPTTRIAETIKTRLTEEGFLVQLRPINLSKQQYEILVPSGELDEVQEVLNSILNS; this is encoded by the coding sequence ATGTGGACGGTTATCTATATCGCACCTACGACGAGGATTGCGGAGACGATTAAAACACGCTTGACTGAAGAGGGTTTTCTCGTACAGCTCCGCCCGATTAATCTCTCCAAGCAGCAGTATGAGATATTGGTTCCTTCCGGAGAACTGGATGAAGTGCAGGAAGTGCTCAATTCCATCCTCAACTCATGA
- a CDS encoding phosphatidylglycerophosphatase A family protein: protein MSVPHHLEKLLNSRGVHVESVAEIVFQLQHPYNAALTMEQCVESVRAVLVKREVQYVFYTGIALDELAEQGKLPQPLQSIMEADESLYGVDETMALGITNVYGMIGLTSFGYLDKVKPGIIKKLNEKGKHIHVFLDDLISGLAAAASARIAHKDPMARNYDPGSIG from the coding sequence ATGAGCGTGCCGCATCATCTGGAGAAGCTGTTAAACAGCCGGGGGGTTCATGTCGAGTCTGTTGCAGAGATCGTGTTTCAACTGCAACACCCGTACAATGCCGCCCTGACGATGGAGCAATGCGTGGAAAGTGTGCGCGCGGTTCTTGTCAAGCGAGAAGTGCAATATGTATTTTACACAGGCATCGCCCTGGATGAGCTGGCAGAGCAGGGCAAGCTGCCTCAGCCGCTTCAATCGATTATGGAGGCGGATGAGTCGCTGTACGGGGTAGATGAGACGATGGCGCTCGGCATTACGAACGTTTATGGTATGATCGGGTTGACAAGCTTCGGATATTTAGATAAAGTCAAGCCCGGGATCATTAAGAAGCTGAACGAGAAGGGCAAGCATATTCATGTGTTCCTTGATGATCTGATTTCCGGGCTCGCAGCCGCCGCTTCTGCGCGAATTGCGCACAAAGATCCGATGGCTCGAAACTATGATCCGGGCTCGATCGGATAG